A segment of the Corynebacterium resistens DSM 45100 genome:
GCTTCGGCGCCATCTGAAGCTAGCACCACCGTGTAGCCATTGAAAATGAGCGAGCGACGAAGGGATTCGCGCACCGCTTGATCGTCATCGGCAACTAAAATTTTCATGTTTACTATTCTGCCCCGTTTCAACTCGAAGTGGAAACCCTCTGGCCCCGACCAGCCGTTGTGAGAGAGATCTTATCGCTAACTCGGCCTTTCCTGCAGAAACACTTACATCTCACACAAGTTAATCGCGACCCAAAATTCGGTAACCCCCCAAAAAAAGAACCACCGTTCACTCAGTATTACATAGTAGCCAGAAACACAAAAGGCCACCCACCAAATCTGGCGGGCAGCCTACTGTGCAAATATCCTGTGGCTTAGAACCCAGGAACGGATTTTATTAGTCGAGGTCGATCAGACCCAGCTGTGCAGCCTTAACCAGGCGGCGTGGAATCTGTACCTCTTGGCCCTGCACCTTCACATTGGAAAGCGCAACATTGTCGGCCTTCCACTGGGAGCGACGGGAGTGGGTGTTTGCGCGGGACATACGGCGCTTTGGAACAGCCATTTCTTACCCTTCTCTTTCTCTTTAAGCTTGCTTCTTCTTGCGACGAGCCATTCCGCCGTAGCGACGCTGGAACTTCTCCACGCGACCTGCGGTGTCCATAACACGCTGTGCACCGGTCCAGAATGGGTGGGACTCACTGGTGACGTCAACGACGATCAGTGGGTACTCCTTGCCGTCTTCCCACTCGACGGTGCGGTCAGAAGTGGCGGTAGAGCGAGTAAGGAACTGGTGCCCAGTGCTCGCATCCTTGAAAACCACTGCGTGGTAATCAGGGTGGATATCCTTCTTCATAATTAATCCCTCAGGTTGATCACATCGGGTCGGTCC
Coding sequences within it:
- a CDS encoding type B 50S ribosomal protein L31; this translates as MKKDIHPDYHAVVFKDASTGHQFLTRSTATSDRTVEWEDGKEYPLIVVDVTSESHPFWTGAQRVMDTAGRVEKFQRRYGGMARRKKKQA
- the rpmF gene encoding 50S ribosomal protein L32, whose product is MAVPKRRMSRANTHSRRSQWKADNVALSNVKVQGQEVQIPRRLVKAAQLGLIDLD